In Helianthus annuus cultivar XRQ/B chromosome 9, HanXRQr2.0-SUNRISE, whole genome shotgun sequence, the following are encoded in one genomic region:
- the LOC110879065 gene encoding filament-like plant protein 7 isoform X1: MMEHKSWLWKKKSIEKTMIAADKAGRGNDDELQGILAYEAELERNLNITNEKLSTALAEINAKDDMAKKQTNIAREAILGWEKAEAEVLALKQELEKTTQQMVASEERLYGVDAALKECMQQLRFVREEQENRIHDAVMKTSREYEKTRIALEEKLSESNKRLSKLTSENTQLTNALLSKEKTIDELHAARCQLDSDLSAVMSKLESTQRDNASLSYEVRVLEKELEIRNEERDFNRRAADVAHKQHLESVKRIAKLETEAQRLRILVRKRLPGPAALAKMKNEVEMLGRDPTETSRRKSNPFDQTSEKQINFLTEQLCALEDENRVLKEFINRNTNEQSKSQTSRSLVMHHDFPILASSSDIGSDEKASMAESWAPSCKTVEASDIGLMDDFVEMEKLAIVSVEKPLTTSNLVSENHSDWVENISKIISEHSRITQRRSSDVIEDITVALTQKGDDIPRKSMSNEVFGSDMNRSIERLIELIEGLRLCGKDDSSETPTGYTVRVLQWKTSELGAVLETFLQSCVNLLSGKAELENFTKELTLTLEWIVNHCFSLQDVSSMRHEMEKRFDWDETQNENEADKLQLKEETKNLKDELERVELAKMDLERKLESEISKSESMIVKLEESEKMIDGLKVEVELLKQQKDIIEDQMNVEMKVKEDLDEQLIEAIGDYNDACKIISSEEMEAESIDEPTLIVSKSTIKEDVQNGELDHDEKRLQSELEIIAASEKLAECQETILSLGKQLKALASPRNTSVPEQLSSNPTYESPPPTPPPITAKTNHQRVSLLDKMKADDEEQSKPKEITRTITSPAVMDGNAKDVKVISPQRFMSVNGIKHQEDEEALVNFLSIVPSKKKKGGMLRKLLWRKKKSNK; encoded by the exons ATGATGGAGCACAAATCATGGCTTTGGAAGAAAAAATCAATTGAGAAGACGATGATTGCAGCTGACAAGGCGGGCAGAGGGAATGATGACGAG TTGCAGGGAATTTTGGCCTATGAGGCTGAGCTTGAGAGAAACTTGAATATTACAAATGAGAAGCTTTCGACAGCGCTTGCTGAAATCAATGCTAAAGATGACATGGCAAAAAAACAGACAAACATTGCACGAGAAGCCATTCTAG GATGGGAAAAGGCGGAAGCGGAGGTTTTAGCACTTAAACAGGAACTGGAGAAAACAACACAGCAGATGGTAGCCAGTGAGGAGAGGTTATACGGCGTGGACGCAGCATTAAAGGAGTGTATGCAGCAGCTTCGTTTCGTTCGTGAAGAACAGGAAAATCGGATTCATGATGCGGTGATGAAAACATCACGAGAATATGAAAAAACGAGAATTGCTTTAGAAGAAAAGTTATCAGAATCTAATAAACGTCTTTCCAAATTAACTTCTGAGAATACTCAGTTAACGAATGCTCTTTTATCGAAAGAAAAAACAATTGATGAACTACACGCAGCCAGGTGTCAGTTAGATTCCGATTTAAGTGCGGTTATGAGTAAATTGGAGTCAACGCAGAGAGATAACGCTTCGTTAAGTTATGAAGTTAGAGTGCTGGAGAAGGAGCTGGAGATCAGGAATGAAGAGAGAGATTTCAACCGACGAGCTGCTGACGTGGCACACAAACAACACCTTGAGAGTGTGAAAAGGATCGCAAAGCTGGAAACCGAAGCGCAAAGACTACGGATCCTTGTACGAAAACGGCTGCCGGGCCCCGCTGCTCTGGCGAAAATGAAGAACGAAGTTGAAATGCTGGGAAGAGATCCAACGGAAACTTCTAGAAGAAAGTCAAACCCGTTTGACCAAACTTCGGAGAAACAAATTAACTTTCTAACTGAACAGTTGTGCGCACTAGAAGACGAGAACAGAGTTCTTAAGGAATTCATCAACCGAAATACAAACGAGcagtcaaaaagtcaaacttcTAGGAGTCTTGTCATGCATCATGATTTTCCGATACTTGCTTCATCTTCTGACATAGGTagtgatgaaaaggctagtatGGCTGAGTCGTGGGCCCCATCTTGCAAGACGGTTGAGGCTTCGGATATTGGTCTGATGGATGATTTTGTCGAGATGGAAAAGTTGGCAATAGTTTCTGTTGAGAAACCGTTAACAACTTCTAATCTCGTGTCGGAAAATCACTCGGACTGGgttgaaaatatatcaaaaattatTTCGGAACATTCTAGAATCACACAACGACGTTCTAGTGATGTGATTGAAGATATCACAGTTGCTCTCACACAAAAAGGCGATGATATTCCCCGTAAATCTATGAGCAATGAAGTGTTCGGTTCTGATATGAACAGATCGATCGAGAGGCTGATTGAACTAATTGAAGGGCTCAGATTGTGTGGGAAGGATGATAGTTCGGAAACACCAACGGGATACACGGTTCGTGTTCTTCAGTGGAAAACTAGCGAGCTTGGTGCGGTTTTAGAGACGTTTCTTCAGAGTTGTGTGAATTTGCTTAGCGGGAAAGCGGAGTTGGAAAATTTCACCAAAGAGTTGACTTTGACTCTTGAATGGATAGTCAACCACTGTTTTTCACTTCAAGATGTGTCTAGCATGAGGCATGAAATGGAGAAGCGTTTTGATTGGGACGAAACTCAGAACGAGAATGAAGCGGATAAGTTGCAACTGAAGGAAGAAACGAAGAATCTGAAAGATGAGCTGGAAAGAGTGGAACTTGCGAAAATGGATTTGGAACGTAAACTCGAATCTGAAATTAGTAAGAGCGAGAGTATGATTGTTAAACTCGAGGAATCAGAGAAAATGATTGACGGTCTGAAAGTGGAGGTTGAGTTGCTAAAGCAGCAGAAGGATATAATTGAAGATCAAATGAATGTAGAGATGAAGGTGAAAGAAGATCTTGATGAACAACTCATTGAGGCCATTGGTGATTATAACGATGCATGTAAAATAATATCTAGTGAAGAAATGGAGGCCGAAAGTATTGATGAACCCACGCTGATCGTGTCAAAAAG CACCATAAAAGAAGACGTACAAAACGGCGAGTTAGACCATGATGAAAAGAGGCTTCAAAGT GAGCTTGAAATAATAGCCGCTTCAGAAAAACTAGCCGAGTGCCAAGAAACCATTTTAAGCCTCGGGAAACAGTTAAAAGCGTTAGCTTCACCAAGAAACACATCCGTCCCAGAACAACTTAGTTCTAACCCGACTTACGAATCCCCACCGCCAACACCACCACCCATAACCGCTAAAACAAACCACCAGCGGGTCTCTCTACTGGATAAAATGAAGGCGGACGACGAAGAACAATCAAAGCCCAAAGAGATTACGCGTACCATAACATCACCGGCGGTCATGGATGGTAATGCTAAGGATGTGAAAGTCATATCCCCACAGAGGTTTATGAGTGTAAATGGAATTAAACATCAAGAAGATGAAGAAGCTTTGGTAAATTTTCTGTCTATTGTTCCCAGTAAGAAGAAAAAGGGTGGAATGCTGAGGAAATTACTTTGGAGAAAGAAAAAAAGTAACAAGTGA
- the LOC110879065 gene encoding filament-like plant protein 7 isoform X2: protein MMEHKSWLWKKKSIEKTMIAADKAGRGNDDEGILAYEAELERNLNITNEKLSTALAEINAKDDMAKKQTNIAREAILGWEKAEAEVLALKQELEKTTQQMVASEERLYGVDAALKECMQQLRFVREEQENRIHDAVMKTSREYEKTRIALEEKLSESNKRLSKLTSENTQLTNALLSKEKTIDELHAARCQLDSDLSAVMSKLESTQRDNASLSYEVRVLEKELEIRNEERDFNRRAADVAHKQHLESVKRIAKLETEAQRLRILVRKRLPGPAALAKMKNEVEMLGRDPTETSRRKSNPFDQTSEKQINFLTEQLCALEDENRVLKEFINRNTNEQSKSQTSRSLVMHHDFPILASSSDIGSDEKASMAESWAPSCKTVEASDIGLMDDFVEMEKLAIVSVEKPLTTSNLVSENHSDWVENISKIISEHSRITQRRSSDVIEDITVALTQKGDDIPRKSMSNEVFGSDMNRSIERLIELIEGLRLCGKDDSSETPTGYTVRVLQWKTSELGAVLETFLQSCVNLLSGKAELENFTKELTLTLEWIVNHCFSLQDVSSMRHEMEKRFDWDETQNENEADKLQLKEETKNLKDELERVELAKMDLERKLESEISKSESMIVKLEESEKMIDGLKVEVELLKQQKDIIEDQMNVEMKVKEDLDEQLIEAIGDYNDACKIISSEEMEAESIDEPTLIVSKSTIKEDVQNGELDHDEKRLQSELEIIAASEKLAECQETILSLGKQLKALASPRNTSVPEQLSSNPTYESPPPTPPPITAKTNHQRVSLLDKMKADDEEQSKPKEITRTITSPAVMDGNAKDVKVISPQRFMSVNGIKHQEDEEALVNFLSIVPSKKKKGGMLRKLLWRKKKSNK, encoded by the exons ATGATGGAGCACAAATCATGGCTTTGGAAGAAAAAATCAATTGAGAAGACGATGATTGCAGCTGACAAGGCGGGCAGAGGGAATGATGACGAG GGAATTTTGGCCTATGAGGCTGAGCTTGAGAGAAACTTGAATATTACAAATGAGAAGCTTTCGACAGCGCTTGCTGAAATCAATGCTAAAGATGACATGGCAAAAAAACAGACAAACATTGCACGAGAAGCCATTCTAG GATGGGAAAAGGCGGAAGCGGAGGTTTTAGCACTTAAACAGGAACTGGAGAAAACAACACAGCAGATGGTAGCCAGTGAGGAGAGGTTATACGGCGTGGACGCAGCATTAAAGGAGTGTATGCAGCAGCTTCGTTTCGTTCGTGAAGAACAGGAAAATCGGATTCATGATGCGGTGATGAAAACATCACGAGAATATGAAAAAACGAGAATTGCTTTAGAAGAAAAGTTATCAGAATCTAATAAACGTCTTTCCAAATTAACTTCTGAGAATACTCAGTTAACGAATGCTCTTTTATCGAAAGAAAAAACAATTGATGAACTACACGCAGCCAGGTGTCAGTTAGATTCCGATTTAAGTGCGGTTATGAGTAAATTGGAGTCAACGCAGAGAGATAACGCTTCGTTAAGTTATGAAGTTAGAGTGCTGGAGAAGGAGCTGGAGATCAGGAATGAAGAGAGAGATTTCAACCGACGAGCTGCTGACGTGGCACACAAACAACACCTTGAGAGTGTGAAAAGGATCGCAAAGCTGGAAACCGAAGCGCAAAGACTACGGATCCTTGTACGAAAACGGCTGCCGGGCCCCGCTGCTCTGGCGAAAATGAAGAACGAAGTTGAAATGCTGGGAAGAGATCCAACGGAAACTTCTAGAAGAAAGTCAAACCCGTTTGACCAAACTTCGGAGAAACAAATTAACTTTCTAACTGAACAGTTGTGCGCACTAGAAGACGAGAACAGAGTTCTTAAGGAATTCATCAACCGAAATACAAACGAGcagtcaaaaagtcaaacttcTAGGAGTCTTGTCATGCATCATGATTTTCCGATACTTGCTTCATCTTCTGACATAGGTagtgatgaaaaggctagtatGGCTGAGTCGTGGGCCCCATCTTGCAAGACGGTTGAGGCTTCGGATATTGGTCTGATGGATGATTTTGTCGAGATGGAAAAGTTGGCAATAGTTTCTGTTGAGAAACCGTTAACAACTTCTAATCTCGTGTCGGAAAATCACTCGGACTGGgttgaaaatatatcaaaaattatTTCGGAACATTCTAGAATCACACAACGACGTTCTAGTGATGTGATTGAAGATATCACAGTTGCTCTCACACAAAAAGGCGATGATATTCCCCGTAAATCTATGAGCAATGAAGTGTTCGGTTCTGATATGAACAGATCGATCGAGAGGCTGATTGAACTAATTGAAGGGCTCAGATTGTGTGGGAAGGATGATAGTTCGGAAACACCAACGGGATACACGGTTCGTGTTCTTCAGTGGAAAACTAGCGAGCTTGGTGCGGTTTTAGAGACGTTTCTTCAGAGTTGTGTGAATTTGCTTAGCGGGAAAGCGGAGTTGGAAAATTTCACCAAAGAGTTGACTTTGACTCTTGAATGGATAGTCAACCACTGTTTTTCACTTCAAGATGTGTCTAGCATGAGGCATGAAATGGAGAAGCGTTTTGATTGGGACGAAACTCAGAACGAGAATGAAGCGGATAAGTTGCAACTGAAGGAAGAAACGAAGAATCTGAAAGATGAGCTGGAAAGAGTGGAACTTGCGAAAATGGATTTGGAACGTAAACTCGAATCTGAAATTAGTAAGAGCGAGAGTATGATTGTTAAACTCGAGGAATCAGAGAAAATGATTGACGGTCTGAAAGTGGAGGTTGAGTTGCTAAAGCAGCAGAAGGATATAATTGAAGATCAAATGAATGTAGAGATGAAGGTGAAAGAAGATCTTGATGAACAACTCATTGAGGCCATTGGTGATTATAACGATGCATGTAAAATAATATCTAGTGAAGAAATGGAGGCCGAAAGTATTGATGAACCCACGCTGATCGTGTCAAAAAG CACCATAAAAGAAGACGTACAAAACGGCGAGTTAGACCATGATGAAAAGAGGCTTCAAAGT GAGCTTGAAATAATAGCCGCTTCAGAAAAACTAGCCGAGTGCCAAGAAACCATTTTAAGCCTCGGGAAACAGTTAAAAGCGTTAGCTTCACCAAGAAACACATCCGTCCCAGAACAACTTAGTTCTAACCCGACTTACGAATCCCCACCGCCAACACCACCACCCATAACCGCTAAAACAAACCACCAGCGGGTCTCTCTACTGGATAAAATGAAGGCGGACGACGAAGAACAATCAAAGCCCAAAGAGATTACGCGTACCATAACATCACCGGCGGTCATGGATGGTAATGCTAAGGATGTGAAAGTCATATCCCCACAGAGGTTTATGAGTGTAAATGGAATTAAACATCAAGAAGATGAAGAAGCTTTGGTAAATTTTCTGTCTATTGTTCCCAGTAAGAAGAAAAAGGGTGGAATGCTGAGGAAATTACTTTGGAGAAAGAAAAAAAGTAACAAGTGA